In one Methanobrevibacter arboriphilus genomic region, the following are encoded:
- a CDS encoding histidinol phosphate phosphatase domain-containing protein — protein sequence MNKRIDLHMHSLFSDGELLPSELARRAAVLNHETIAITDHIDSSNISSLSKLAGALDDINENWDINVVPGAEITHVPIEVIDNLALKAREFGAKIIVVHGETLSEPVIPGTNLAAVQSENVDILAHPGLITHEEAEIAKDNNIFLEISARAGHSLANGHVAKVACDVGADLVIDTDAHAPNDLITFEKAKFIGLGAGLSEKQVDKALIDNPIKILKKRNII from the coding sequence TTGAATAAAAGAATAGATTTACACATGCATAGCTTATTTAGTGATGGTGAATTACTTCCTTCTGAATTAGCTAGAAGAGCTGCAGTTTTAAACCATGAAACAATTGCTATAACCGACCATATCGATTCTTCGAATATAAGTTCTTTATCTAAACTAGCTGGAGCTCTTGATGATATTAATGAAAATTGGGATATTAATGTTGTTCCTGGTGCTGAAATAACTCATGTTCCTATTGAAGTTATTGATAATTTAGCTTTAAAGGCAAGGGAGTTTGGAGCTAAGATTATTGTTGTTCATGGAGAAACATTATCTGAACCAGTTATTCCTGGAACTAACTTAGCTGCAGTTCAATCTGAGAATGTGGATATTTTAGCTCATCCAGGTCTTATAACTCATGAAGAAGCTGAAATAGCTAAAGATAATAATATATTTCTTGAAATTAGTGCAAGAGCAGGTCATAGTTTAGCTAATGGCCATGTAGCTAAAGTAGCTTGTGATGTTGGTGCTGATTTAGTAATTGATACTGATGCTCATGCTCCTAATGATTTAATAACATTTGAAAAAGCTAAATTTATTGGTTTAGGTGCTGGACTATCTGAAAAACAGGTTGATAAAGCTTTAATTGATAACCCAATTAAAATTCTTAAAAAAAGAAATATTATTTAA
- a CDS encoding pantoate kinase produces MKVSIFVPSHITGFFSIKEDENPLKKGSCGAGVLIDSGVKTSIQTIKKENNEIHQIQIRINGKKDPKNELITLKTIEILKNYIIKNNGKNNGKFELKDNIIINHEINVPVGSGFGTSASCSFGTAIGLSKIFNLDLSNNQAGQIAHLTEVELGSGLGDVLSQTSKGIVIRTSPGAPKIGKTNIIEDKNNFSDILVLTKTFGEIDTSSIIKNPKKKKDINKFGLIMQEKIINNPTIENFMDCSYEFAKKTGLMNKELLKIVNELKKCTIGASMAMLGNTVFAIAKKEDLGKIQKSDNLKAIDFKISKIYNDNIKID; encoded by the coding sequence ATGAAAGTTTCTATTTTTGTGCCAAGTCATATAACTGGATTTTTCAGTATAAAAGAAGATGAAAATCCTTTAAAAAAAGGTTCTTGTGGAGCAGGGGTCTTAATTGATAGTGGAGTTAAAACAAGTATACAAACCATAAAAAAAGAAAATAATGAAATTCATCAAATTCAAATTAGAATAAATGGTAAAAAAGATCCAAAAAATGAGTTAATAACTCTAAAAACAATAGAAATATTGAAAAATTATATTATTAAAAATAATGGAAAAAATAATGGAAAATTTGAATTGAAAGATAATATAATTATTAATCATGAAATAAATGTTCCAGTAGGATCTGGATTTGGTACTTCAGCTTCATGCTCATTTGGAACAGCTATTGGACTATCAAAAATCTTTAATTTAGATTTATCTAATAACCAAGCAGGTCAAATTGCTCATTTAACAGAAGTTGAACTTGGAAGTGGATTGGGAGACGTTTTGTCTCAAACATCAAAAGGTATTGTTATTAGAACCTCTCCTGGAGCACCAAAAATTGGTAAAACAAATATTATAGAAGATAAAAATAATTTTTCTGATATATTAGTCCTTACAAAAACATTTGGAGAAATAGACACTTCAAGCATTATAAAAAACCCCAAAAAGAAGAAGGACATAAATAAATTTGGTCTTATTATGCAGGAAAAAATAATTAATAATCCAACAATTGAAAATTTTATGGATTGCTCATATGAATTTGCAAAGAAAACAGGATTGATGAATAAAGAACTTTTGAAAATTGTTAATGAATTAAAAAAATGTACAATTGGAGCATCAATGGCAATGCTTGGAAATACAGTATTTGCAATTGCAAAAAAGGAAGATTTAGGAAAAATTCAAAAGTCTGATAATTTAAAAGCTATTGATTTTAAAATATCTAAAATATATAATGATAATATAAAAATTGATTGA
- a CDS encoding methyltransferase domain-containing protein, with product MILISYDIKVYRKQLKEVLNEGDTVVELGCHVGNTSEIIAKNIKNGKLIALDNSPEAIPKMDILAKKYNNLKFISGDVRLHTTLEKVYKNLNKCDVLSVDLGGGYHPDTTFKVYFIWASLLKPKITLIRNRGLIDFVRSSKTEEVFESNEGWLESCGNEGIPPQIKEFELWSPKLNKNKKS from the coding sequence ATGATACTAATTAGTTATGACATTAAAGTGTATAGAAAGCAACTAAAAGAGGTTTTAAACGAAGGAGATACAGTAGTTGAATTAGGGTGTCATGTTGGAAACACAAGTGAAATAATAGCTAAAAATATTAAAAATGGAAAGTTAATTGCATTAGACAACAGTCCAGAAGCAATACCTAAAATGGATATTTTAGCTAAAAAATATAACAATTTAAAATTTATCAGTGGTGATGTTCGCCTTCACACCACATTAGAAAAAGTATATAAAAATTTAAACAAGTGTGATGTTCTTTCTGTTGATCTTGGAGGAGGTTATCATCCAGATACAACATTTAAAGTATATTTTATATGGGCATCATTATTAAAACCTAAAATAACATTAATTAGAAATAGAGGACTTATAGATTTTGTTAGAAGTTCTAAAACTGAAGAAGTGTTTGAATCTAATGAAGGATGGTTAGAATCATGTGGAAATGAAGGTATACCTCCACAAATAAAAGAGTTTGAACTTTGGAGTCCTAAATTAAATAAAAACAAAAAAAGTTAA